The Phaseolus vulgaris cultivar G19833 chromosome 10, P. vulgaris v2.0, whole genome shotgun sequence DNA window tgttgcctcttcaagacatgtgtttgatgaagccatttgtgtaAATTTCAAGTGTATGtacatttgctttaagaatgtcttaggtatagtttggaggttgtttaagagtagactttttgctgggtaactcacctctcaacccctgaccatgtgataagagcaagcacaaattttctgaaactgtttttcacatgttttgcaaaaaacactcttactgcataaaaataaatatgttcttttttaaactgatgcattGACTAAGTCTTTCGAAAATcaggttttgtgcatcaagtattttgactaagtcttctctctttcaaaacgactgtgtttcaatagttaagtttttttttctgttatcgttttcaaaaataaatctgttcatctgtaaatgaatggattctttTTAGTTTGGTGCCATATGTATCTTAAAAGCTTTTTTCGTTTTATCcttgcaccagaatggttgactaagtctccttttcacataacagattctctaactgttcagtttattttcaatttgttctttttataacaactttaactgttttttgaaaatatgttataagttgtttttctataaaaagaaaacttgttcctACGTTTAAAGGTgaatcatacaattgagaaaacaagttttacaacaaAGAATTAAAGATTTACATagaattagcatgtgttcttaaaagtttttacaaatcaaaagtgtgcttgttcttggttggctctaaggcttggtgagaggtgttgctactgtgtgagcaatttgttctactggtctaaggcagatttctgcatcctctattaggtgtattcatttcatatttcaaattcttgtaaaagtgtgattgtgaactcttcttgatagggtttcttgaagagtgtgtgtgctgaaatagtgtttttcagcaagtgtgccaagtttcttgtagggttcaagaacagtggctgtgtaagtgtgtttggtacgttttgtttagtggatttcacattggattaggtgagactggatgtagctcatttgagtgaaccagtataaatgttgtgtgttcatttctcttcatccctgcactcgaATTCTTGCTTATCTCTTAATATGCTAGAAattaaatctgttcaattaaaaataaatctgttctttctagGCTTGTTCATACAGTTCTTATTTTCTAGAAAATCAGTTTGGTTCTGTGAAGAAGATATATGATCTGTTAAATACaactggaacaggttgattgtgataggttacccaattgattgtcaagctaataattgaaccttaatcacttgcaaTTGAAGGTCACTGTTTTTGTTGTTCACGGTTTTCtctttaaaatcagtgtgtgtGGCTTGAAAAATAATCTGCATAACCTCAAAAATTTATTGGCTAATATAAACGTTTTTAAACATAAACaatgtcaaaataaattttttcattgccaagtaaatcgatttattttttgtgtactgTGATAAAATCTGATTCTGTGcgaaacttttaaaaggtcaattcactccctcttgaactttgacactattgaactcAACACAAGTAACACACATGTTACTGAACCTGTTTAGTACACTTTTATgcaaaaaaaactaattttttaatatatatatatatatataattaatcttATAATACATTAGATGTCcatttccaaaaatattttaattgacaAATGAACTATCTACatagaaaaaattatagaaaaaggAGAAACAATATTATTCATATGACAAAGATTGTTTTAGGGATGAGATTGATGTCTATTGGACATTTAGCTCGGTTAATAAATAATGCAAGTaacaaaaatgttaaataacATAACAAATATTATTGCTTCAAATTTTTTTTGCACCACAAAATTTTGAAGGATCTAATGATAATGAAGCAGGACTAAGTAATACACGTGTTACTAAACCTGGTTAATACACTTTTatgcaaaaaataattttcaaataatatattataatacataagATGTAAATTTccaatcttattttatttttcaaaaaaaggTTGTGTagtatacactacaagaaaatcatccaatagaaaccaatttttagagaccaaaataattagttgcaatagtaactattagaaaccattttagaaactaaaaaacaatatgatttctaaattggtatctaattagctaacaaggttttaactaccaacaattatttagattctaaatttggtagcagaaaccttagttactaattagataccaatttagaaaccatttaacaataatagaaactaatttagaaaccataattttaattagtccctaaaatggtttccaatttagtcactatagcaactatttattttttgtctctaaaattgatttctatttcatgattttttttaatgatatactGCATTAACTTGAAGTATAATTTATGACTTTGTTTCAATATAGTGATATAAATTTTTTCTAAGAATATCTCCAAGTTATTTCACATGTCCTAGGTTTATTAAAATAGGATTAAGCTAATTAATACCATTGTGTCAAACTTGATTATGTTTCAAATCAAAGTTTTCACCATATTGAAATCCAAGCCACGGAAAATGTAGGTAAGAAAAACCTAAAAATTAAACTATCCAAATAATGATGGGTGAGAAATCCAAAATGGAAAACATAATTTAGCATTGTGTATTATTAAAACTCATTTTTAGAATtagaaatcaataaataaattttttaaatatcattaagaaattcaaaattctatattttctaataattttattttaacatgCATAcccactctttttttttatcactattAAGAAAACCATTAAGTGGTGATTAAAGATATATCATAATGTTATCTCAACATttataagaataattatttatttattaattgatgttattaaaacattaataaaaaagatGATAAATCAACCttgattttgataaaaaattcttcaataattattaagaataaATATAAGTAATATCCAATTTAAAATTGGTTACATATGGATGGGATAAAGATAGGTATAGTATCCAAGTACTCATTCTAATACTATAAATTAATAatcttaaaaatttatattaacttttatttaatgattagtTTTGTAACTTATTGTTTTATGAGGTATTTGAAAGACTGATTTTTTTTGGGTTTTTTAACTAATGTTTTTGCCCAGACTAAGTAGTGGTGTGTTATGTGCAGGTTTCATCGGGTTCTTTCACCTGACAAGATTGGATTGAGGTGTGTGTCATTGGGTTGCACTTGAAAGATGTTTCTGTTGTGTGCAGGTCTATCTAGCTTATGATCTCTTCTTGCAggttttgttgttttttgtgtttttggccATTAGGTTTGGCATAAGTCAGACTACTGGCAAAGACATGGTTTAAGTGTTGAGTTTTTTGTCTATCATGAGGATGTGTTTTCACGGGTGGGTTGATGTTATTGGAGACTCTGGTTCTTGTCTTGGATTGTAATTTTGGATAATGTGGTGTAAGTTATGTTGGATTCTTAGCTGGTTGGGtgcaaaaaaactagttttgttttgtgtataagggttggagcACCCTTGAagtgtttcattttatttatttattcttcgctgataaaaaaaaacttatttatatcTCATgcattttatctttattttctataattattttatatttattgaattgttatttaataCTTTCTGTTCTTACAACTAGGACCAAGAACACTAGAATAAGGTTGATAAGATCAACTCCTTTACAAATCTTCCGAACTTGGGATGGactctctcggcttctcctcgagttgggctctcggcttcttctcggGTTGGGCTCTCGCGGCTTCTTCTCGAGTCgggctctcggcttcttctcggGTTGGGCTCTTGCGGCTTCTTCTCGAGTtgggctctcggcttcttctcgggttaggctctcggcttcttctcctcacgggtgggtgtgtgtacctgcaaggcgctcTGATGCCAAAGTTAGATATAGTTTTATGTTCATCAGATAAATTGAATCCCCTTACCTCTTGAGTTGAACCTCTATTTATAAGGCTCTCCTATTGGGCTTAAGAGTTACTTGggtcttttctttttgcacctaacattttgaaaacacaCACCTGTATATTTGGGCCCATCTTATGGTCTTTGCTATaatcactaatttaattttacttatttactttttatgtTTAACCTTTCGATTGAGACTTTCGGTACAACCTTTCGGTCGAGACTTTTCGGCCTAGACAGTACACTAGCTCCCAGGCATGAGGATTTGAAAAAGACGTTATGCCTAATGAAAAGgacaaattttgtatttaataccTTTCGTATCAAAGTATTGCCTTGTTTCGTGTACTTTTCTTGATTATGCCGATTGACATGACGAGTTATAATTGTGATATTGTAACGCTTCGTTTGGAagggttttttgtttttattgattTAGAAAGATTGAACCGAATACTCTCAAAAGGTATAATGTATTTTTCAAGCTCTGTTTCCATTTCTGATGAATTTACAGAATTTTTGGACATGAGTAACGAGGCTATCAGGAAAGTAATTGAGATGAATGAGGATATTCATTCAATTGTTTCATCTGCCATCATTTCTGTTGTGAAGAATAAAGCTAGTAGTGATATGAGTTCAAGTGAAGAAGCTATAAATCTTGAAGTTGAATAAAGAGTTGGTTGAATCCAGCAAGAGTTTTGAATAAcataatgttttcttttttttgaaGATGTGTTTACCTTTCGGATTTCCTTTCGGTCAACCTTTCGGCCTATAACTTATTGAAAATTGATAACAATTGTTTGAAGCCGTTTACTTTTCGAATTTTCTTTCGGCCTATAACTTGTTGAAAATTGATAACATAATATTTGAAGTCGTGTTTACCTTTCGGATTTCCTTTCGGCCAACTTTTCGGCCTATAACTTTTGGATTTTGTGCATACTAGTCCCAATGCTTCTTCTCGAGACATGTTCTCGTAGGCTAATATTCCTTCTCTTACAAATTCGGTGATTGAGCTTGCTAACCGGACTTTACTAATTGGCAAAGCAATAAGAGAAGAGACTAAggatgttgtttcttcttttgaacttgaaaaattgaaaaaggaaGCAACTGAATCAAATGAGAAGATCAGATCCTTAACTTCCCAAGTTGAAGAGTTGTCTAAGGCTAAGGATTGTTATGAAGCCGAGAAAGAGTCTTTGAAGGATGAGGTTACTGAGTTAACGGCTCATAAGTTATCCCTTGACGATGAGATTCAACGATTGAAAGGAAACTTCGCTGATCTTTCTGCTGTGAAGAAAGCTGAAGCTGATAATAATCTTCGTTTAGAATCTGTGATAAACCAGTTGAATTCAAGAGTTACTCGAGCTGAGGGTTATGTTGTTCAGCAACACAAGTTGGATTTTGAAAAACCTCTCCAGCAAGCCGAGTATTTTAAAAGATTCCATTGGATGCTGGAAATTTCGACGTGGGCAAAGATTTTTATAATGACGAACTGATGCCCATCAGTGAAATTCCttatgatgaagatgaagatgaagatggtggCGCTGATGATGATAGGCATGCCGGCGCCGAATAGTTTGTTTTAGTTTGTTGTTTTGTAATAACTCCCAAGTAAAGTTCCAGGGTTCTTAACATATTTTGTCCTAGCCACTTAATGGTTATTTTGGATGTATAACATcaagttatatataatattctattTACTTTGCACGTATCCCAATTATTTGCTAGTGAATAATCTTTATTTATCACAAATGTGCATGAAAGATAAAGTGAAGATGTGATTGTCCACGTTCACCGCACCATATATCACCTAATATAACCAACGTGTCAGATCCTAGCTTTCGGTTTTAGTATTTTTCCAACCTAAAATAAATACATCTCACCTTTTCGGTTTCAGTATCCGGCTTAGTATTTGGCTAACTATGCTTAAAAGATATATCTTAGTTTAACTCATCTAATATAACAAACATGTTCGACCTCATTTTTCGGCATCATCAGTATTCGGCATTAGTTTTCGATAATTTTCTACGCACTTTGCCCAACTAAAAAAGCATCTTTGACCACGAGAACTACATATAATATTCTTTGGAAAAAAGTTTAAGTGAAAGTAGTTTATGCCGAAAGATTTACATGAAATAGTTCCTTTGGAAAGTTTTAGGTTCGTCGTAAACCACCTTTTGAActtaatataattgtttattgttttcttttaattcgAGCCATTTTTTGTTAccaattaaatattattttagaccTCTCGGCCTAACCAACTTGTTATTTGtttgaaatatttaatgttatatttCGGTTACCCATAAATATTATCACAGACTGTGATCTGattgattaattttgtttttcggTTACGAGCAAATTCTATCATAGAATTCTCAATCTTGTTCTTCCGGTTATGTGATCTGattgattaattttgtttttcggTTACAAGCAAATGCTATCAGAGACTTCTCGGTGCCAACCTAACCTTTCGGTCATCTGacttaaatgctttaaatgttatCTTTCGATCATAagctattatttatttattattgacaTGAAATCCTGGAGAAGTTATTTTGGATGTATAGTATcaacatatataatattttacttaCTTAGCACGTAACTTAATCGCTTGCTAGTGAATAATCTTATTTAACATAAGTAtgcataaaagataaaattagatTATCTAATATAACTGTACCGGGACGACCGACCGGTCTTGTGACCCGGTCAACCCATGTGTCAAGACCATACTTTAAGGTACGAGGTCGACCATGTGtcgcacgtggccgaccgacataaagtgctcaagtcaaaaggtTGACCCAATTAGCAAAGGTTAACCTATGGTTAGGAAACGacctaatccaaccctaatcactaaacaaccccctaatccggcccaacaacgagggcccatcaaggtaatataaatatcacgcattccaaggaagaaggtacgtcattatctacagtattctaaccagccgaatacgataccccactgacttgagcgttggagtgccatctgcaggtaccccacccgCCTGAGGAGTCATCCGACGAGAAGGACCGAAGGAGAAAGTGAAGCGCGACCGACCGAGTGACATCCGAAGACAATAGTTCTCCCAGTCCCCAACCTagttcgagaacaattggcgcccaccgtgaggCCGAGGAGAGACAGCAGAAACCACAGcagtagatggtatcaacccgCAGCATGGCAAGCATGACCGAAGCAGACCAGACAGCAATGATGATGGCCCTTCAGAGGGAACTAGCAGAGATGAGGAAGGCGCACGAGGAAGCCGCTAAGAAGAACGAGGAGGAAATCAAAGGCCTCCAAGAAGAGAACAAGCGGATGAAGAAGCTGGTCGAGGGGGTGCCGTCTCTCGCCATGACCAATCAGGTCGGCAGGTCCCACGCCACCGGGGCCGGCCTCCAGGCCGAGAAAGACACCAAGAACGACTTCACTTTGGAAATGGATGGAGAGTCCCATCCCAGCAAGACAATCAACACTACCGCACCGGCGGGTCCGGACCGGCGCCATCCCTTCACCGACCGTGTCATGGAAACCCCCCTGCCGGACAAATGGAAAGGCTTCAACAGGGATCGGTACGATGGGACGACCGACCCAGATGAGCACGTGGACGCATACACGACCCACATGAGCCTGTACACCACGGACGACGCAGTGTTCTGTCGAGTCTTCCCGACCTCTCTAAAGGGCAGCGCTCTGAGCTGGTTCACCAAGCTCCCAGCGCACTCTATAGATTGCTTCGAAACCCTGATAGCGAAGTTCGACTTCCAGTTCGCAACAAGCCGCCCCCACCATCTGACATCCATAGCCCTGGTCGGCATTCGTCAAGAgaagggagagtccctcagaacGTTCATTGACCGGTTCAGCAAGACCGCTATGAGCATTCGCAACCTCAGCCCTGAGGTGGCGATGCATCACATGCTGACCGCCCTCAGACCCGGCCCATTTGCCGATAGCCTGTGCATGCAGCCTGCTACCAACCTCGACGATCTTAGACGCCGAGCGGCgaaattcatgcagctggagGAACTTCGTGAATTCAGAAACAACGCCCGAGCCGAGGCAAGCGGGGAAAAGAAGGAAGATAGGGAACGACAAGGAAAGGTCCCGAACCGGTCGGGACCAGAAAAGGGACAATCGCAGACACCGTTTTTCCCGCTACACACCGCTGAACGCGGAAAGGAGCAAAATTTTGCAAGAGGCCCTAAGCGCCGAGCTAATACCACCGCCCCGAAGGGCCTTGAGCCCAGAAAATGCCGACCGCAACAAAAGATGCAGGTACCATAAGAATACCGGCCACTCTACCGAAGAGTGCCAAGCCCTGAAGGACAAAATCGAAGAACTCATTCAAGCCGGGCACCTCAGACGCTTTGAGCGTGGGACCCGGGAGACGCGTCGCTCCCCATGCAAGGAGCAAACGCTTAGGAGAAGAGACcgaaccccccccccccccccaggCCCACGAGAGGGCGACAGGCGGGGAGACCGACGGGGACGAAGAGACGACCGCCCACAAACCGACACTCGCAGAGGCCGGGAGGTGATTAACACTATAGCCTGAGGGTTCGGTGGCGGAGGCAGTACCAACAGCGCACGCAAGAAGCACCTTCGCGTCGTCGACCAAGTAAACCTCGTCTCCGCCCGACCAAGGATGCCACCAATCACGTTCACAGATGAAGATTTCAAAGGGATAGACCCGACCCAGGACGACCCCATGGTGATATCGGTCGATATCGATAACTTTACGATCAAGAAGACCCTTGTGGATCAAGGGAGCTCGGTCGACATATTGTACTGGAAGACCTTCAAAGCCATGAGGATACCGGAAGAGGAAATGATGCCCTATAACGACCACGTGGTCGGATTTTCGGGGGAACGCGTAGGGACGAGGGGTTACATAGAGTTGTACACGACGTTCGGCCTAGAAAGGGCCAGCAAAACCCTCAAGATCAGATACCTGGTCATAAACGCCAACACgtcctacaacatcctcctcggcAGGTCGTCCCTTAACAAGCTTGGAGCGATCGTCTCCACACCCCACCTGGCAATGAAGTTCCCTTCCCTCTCAGGCGACATCCTAACGATACATGTAGATCAAAAGGTCGCCCTAGAGTGCTACGCCGAAAGCCTGCGAGTCGAGCCCACACAACCGGGGCCCAGCGGCAGCCGTTCGCCCAAGCGAAAGATCGTCGGTCGTTGGAGAAGCCCCCGCCGGCACTCACCCCAACCAAAGAAGAGCATCACCATGGCAGATCTGGATCCCAGGGAAGTCGAGCCAAGACTTGAGGCCAAGGACGAGCTACGCCAAGCCGAACTCGACGGGGAGGATCGGTATACGAGCATAGACACGACAATGGCCGCCGCCGATGCGGACTTCGTTCACCAAACTCTCAAACGGAACGTAGACCTCTTTGCCTGGACGACGGCCGACGTACCAGGCGTCCATCCGGACATCATCACCCATCGCCTCTCGATGTATAAAGAAGCCCGCCCGGtagcacaaaagaaaagaaaccatGGAGAGGACAAGCGGTTGGCCGCCAGAAGTGAGGCCGAGAAGCTCCTAAAAGCCGGCTTCATAGCCGAGGCACGATACTCCActtggctggccaacgtcgtgaTGGTTAAAAAGTCAAGCGGcaaatggcggatgtgcgtaGACTATAAAGatctcaacaaggcgtgccctaaGGACTCATATCCCCTTCCCAACATCGACCAGCTCGTAGACGGAGCGGCCGGTCACAAAATATTGAGCTTCTTAGACGCCTACTCCAGCTACAACCAAATCAGCATGCACCATAGCGATAGAGGTAAAATGGCTTTCACGACGGACGGCGCAAACTACTTCTACAAGGTAATGTCGTTCGGCCTAAAGAACATCGGGGCTACCTACCAGAGGCTCATGGACAAGATTTTCAAAGGGATGATCGGCAGAAGTGTAGAGGTGTACGTGGCCGACATCGTGGTGAAGTCCGACTCGTGCGGCCAACACATAAAAGACCTACAAGAAGTTTTCGACGCCCTAAGAAGGGTTAACATGCGCCTTAACCCCGAAAAGTGTGCGTTCGGCGTTGAAGGTGGCAAGTTCCTCGGCTTTATGCTGACCCACAGAGGGATCGAAGCGAATCCTGACAAGTGCAAGGCCATAACAGAAATGAGAGGCCCAAAAAACTTGAAAGAAATTCAACAGCTGCTTGGCCGGCTGACAGCACTTTCCAGATTCGTACCCCGGCTCGCCGAACGGATCAGGCCGATCGCCACAATGCTCCGCAA harbors:
- the LOC137813742 gene encoding uncharacterized protein; its protein translation is MASMTEADQTAMMMALQRELAEMRKAHEEAAKKNEEEIKGLQEENKRMKKLVEGVPSLAMTNQVGRSHATGAGLQAEKDTKNDFTLEMDGESHPSKTINTTAPAGPDRRHPFTDRVMETPLPDKWKGFNRDRYDGTTDPDEHVDAYTTHMSLYTTDDAVFCRVFPTSLKGSALSWFTKLPAHSIDCFETLIAKFDFQFATSRPHHLTSIALVGIRQEKGESLRTFIDRFSKTAMSIRNLSPEVAMHHMLTALRPGPFADSLCMQPATNLDDLRRRAAKFMQLEELREFRNNARAEASGEKKEDRERQGKVPNRSGPEKGQSQTPFFPLHTAERGKEQNFARGPKRRANTTAPKGLEPRKCRPQQKMQVP